The region ATGTAATTGAAAATCATAATTAAGTTAAACAAAAATGCATTTCAAGGTAATATATAAGTTGGCATGGGACTGAACTACTGAAGGGTGACTGGGTGAAACTGAAACACTGAAAATCTAGAAGAGATTCAAGAGAAGATGAGAACTCGAGAAGTGCGGCCGTGCGGATTACGGAGTGCGGGCGACGCCGACTAGCGGGCTAGGGTTCCGACTGCGAAGTGCGGGCGACGTGCGTGTGCCATGCGGGTCGGTGCGGCTACGCTGACTAGCGGGCTAGGGTTCCGACTGCGGAGTGTGGGCGACGAGCATGGCGGCGAGCGCCGTGCGGGCCGGTGCGGCTAGTAGGCTACGTCGACTAGCGGGGCGCGGGCTAGTGTTCCGACTTCCTATTCGTTTCTTactttctctgtttctcaactttCTCCGTTTCTAACTTTCTAGATTCTTCTtagttttgtcttttctttttctttttttttttaatcaggtCTAATTGTGTCTGGcaggtcaacccgcgggttgacccgccaaacacgattgTAATCGGGTTTGACCCGATtacgacccgaacccgattataataaacccaaaccctattttcccgtgtcgggtcgtgtcaaaaattgccaaccctaacaTGAGGTTCCTGAGGGAGACGACGGACCATTATGGCAACGAGAacaatctttttttgtttctgcATCTCTTGCTGGACAGTAATCTTTTTGTCTTCGCTAGCCGAAGGTCGATCTTGTTCGACTATAAACGAAACTGGTTCGTGAAAGAGTGTCCTCTTATACCCGGCGTGTACAAGAGGAACTATCCGAGCACCGAGTCTTCGGTGTTGCTTTCTGTAAGGTTTGTAGGTTTTGTAATTATTtgggtaaatataaaataaatccctgagtcGGCGCGCATATTTTGAAAAAcccctcacttttttttttttctctcaacatTGGATCCTTTagtttttcgcgaatttgaaatagGTCCCTCCATGAGTTTTCCGTTCATTTTTGCAATCTCCGTTAGTGTCACGTCAACATTTtcgccacatcatcttaaaatatttatttttttatttttttattttttaaaaaaagaaaagaaaaaaaaacccttaggGAGGGGGTGGCCACTGTCTCCTTTTTGGCGTCGTCAATGGCTATGGGATTGAAGGTAGCTCTCACATCTATGGCCTGTTCTCTGATACTGTTGTGGCCTATGAAATTGGTCTAGCTGATGGCCGTGTTGTTAGAGCTACCAAAGATAATGAGTTCTCCGATCTTTTCTATGCCATTCCATGGTCTCAGGTTACGCTGGGGTTTCTTGTCTCTAATGATATCAAGCTTATACCCATTAAGGAATACATGTGGCTTACATACAAGCCTGTTGTGGGTAACCATCTCGGGTTTGATCAAGTCCGAAGAAGATTTTGAGGGGGAAGTGAAGAAACTCGGAAAGATCAGGCACCATAAATCAGATTTGGAGAGTGCCCAGaaggtgtttgatgaaatgtctGAGAGAAAGTCGAAATTAATTCTGAGACTTAATGGTAGCATCCTCTGTCCTCCCTTTCTTTTCATCTATTGTTTGCACGATGTACTATTCAAACTTGGCATAATTTTGGTGTACCATTTCCTTTGTGCTTGGGCATATGGTGTTAGGATAATTCAAGTACTCAGTCTGGGATGTTGGAAATTTATCACGCTTGGcatttatatttaataatttgagaaaccTTTGTGTGATTTTTAATCTGCAGGCACGCAATGATTCTTTTAGATCTGTCCCTCCATTGCCAACTTCTTCTGCACTACCAGCAAGCCAACAGCAGAAGCCTCCTGGTCTTCCTATGACTGGGATGTCCATGCCAATGCCGTTTCACCAGTCACAGGTTTCTGTGCAATATGGTGGCCCCAACCAGCAGCTTCAATCTCAGGGTATGACAGCTGCTGCTTCGCTTCAAATGCCGTTGCATATGCCTTTAGCGATGGGAAATCCACCCCAAGTGCAACCGCCTGTGTTTGTTCAAGGTCTCCAACCCCATCCTATGCAGACTCGAGGAATTATTCATCAAGGCCAGGGCTTGAGTTTCACCACTCAAATGGGTCCTCCTCAGTTGCCCCCTCAGTTAAGCAGTATGGGAATCACCATGTCCCCACAGTACTCCCAGCAGCAGGGAGGAAAATTTGGAGTTCAGCGTAAAACTTCTGTCAAGATTACTCATCTTCACCACTCAAATGGGTCCTCCCAGCCTATTCCATCATATGCACCTTCTCATACTATGAGCTTTTATACTCCCAATTCTTACAATACCAGTCCTATATACTATCCACCTCAGAGTTCTGTTCCTTTAACAAGTAGCCCGATGGCACCCAGTTCCCAAGTGCCAAGATTTAATTATCAAGTTGGACAGGGTCCCCAAAACATGACGTTCATGAATCCTGCTCTTAGTTCCCTACCTGTTAATAAGACTGGGACCCAAATGCATGGTGTGGCAGATCTACCAAACTTGGAACATTCCCATGATCTACATACTATAATCTCCTCTGCTCTGTCAACAACGATTCCAGTTACAGTTAAGCCAAGTGCTGGTTCTATTGGAGAAAAGGTTGCAGACTCAATGCGGCCAAATAGCACACATGGTGCTGAAAAGGGTGAATCTCCTAAACATGTGAGACCATCTGGTGAAGCTAGCTCATCACATACTATCATGCACTAGTATATTTTGTATCGTTTTGAAGTTAATTTCATAACATCTGTGCAGAGTGTGTCAATACCATCATATGGGACAAAACAGTTGGTTATTGCAAATCCAAAGTCGAAGATTGTACAATCTGCACATTGTGAAGTTTGCAAAATCAATTGCAACTCCAAGTGTGTACTGGACACACATAAGTTGGGAAAGAAGCACAAGAAGAACCTAGAGAAATTAAATAAAGCTAATGAAGTTACTGCCTCTGCCCAAAGTTCTGCCGAATCAGATAATCCTGCAATTGGGCCACAAGAACCGCCTGATATCGGTGATAAGGGCGAAGCTGTTGATTTGCAAAATAGTCGGAAGAAGGCAGCAGAGCCTGTAGAGGATTTGGAAACAAAGAGACAGAAGGTTCTCCGAGGTGGAGCAGGAGCCGAAGTAGTATGGAGATGTGCACTGTGTAATGTTGTGTGTAGTAGTAAGACGGGCTTTCTCTCTCATCTTGCAGGACAAAAGCATGCTCTTACGATAAACAAACATAAGTTGGCAAGGAAGCACAAGGAGAACCTAGAGAAATTAAATAAAGCTAATAAAGCTGCCGCTGctacttacaaaaataaagCTACTGCCTCTGCCCAAAGTTTTGCAGAATCAAATAATCCTGCAATTGGGCCACAAGAACTGCCTGATATCGGTGACAAGGGCGAAGTTGTTGATTTGCAAAATAGTAGGAAGAAGGCAGCAGAGCCTGTAGAGGATTTGAAGAAGGCAGCAGAGCCTGTAGAGGATTTGGAAACAAAGAGACGGAAGGTTCTTCAAGGTGGGTCGGTAGCCGAAGCAGTAAGGACGTGCAATGTGTAATGTTGTGTGTAATAGTGAGACAGTCT is a window of Alnus glutinosa chromosome 4, dhAlnGlut1.1, whole genome shotgun sequence DNA encoding:
- the LOC133867102 gene encoding eukaryotic translation initiation factor 4G-like isoform X1, giving the protein MAMGEESSSYSSYSSSSSNNASAIDSSNIGFQLLKKNGWKEGTGLGASEQGRLEPVQTYLKNNRRGLGADKDEKTAKKPYDTAASNEKNVLARNDSFRSVPPLPTSSALPASQQQKPPGLPMTGMSMPMPFHQSQVSVQYGGPNQQLQSQGMTAAASLQMPLHMPLAMGNPPQVQPPVFVQGLQPHPMQTRGIIHQGQGLSFTTQMGPPQLPPQLSSMGITMSPQYSQQQGGKFGVQRKTSVKITHLHHSNGSSQPIPSYAPSHTMSFYTPNSYNTSPIYYPPQSSVPLTSSPMAPSSQVPRFNYQVGQGPQNMTFMNPALSSLPVNKTGTQMHGVADLPNLEHSHDLHTIISSALSTTIPVTVKPSAGSIGEKVADSMRPNSTHGAEKGESPKHSVSIPSYGTKQLVIANPKSKIVQSAHCEVCKINCNSKCVLDTHKLGKKHKKNLEKLNKANEVTASAQSSAESDNPAIGPQEPPDIGDKGEAVDLQNSRKKAAEPVEDLETKRQKVLRGGAGAEVVWRCALCNVVCSSKTGFLSHLAGQKHALTINKHKLARKHKENLEKLNKANKAAAATYKNKATASAQSFAESNNPAIGPQELPDIGDKGEVVDLQNSRKKAAEPVEDLKKAAEPVEDLETKRRKVLQGGSVAEAVRTCNV
- the LOC133867102 gene encoding eukaryotic translation initiation factor 4G-like isoform X2 yields the protein MAMGEESSSYSSYSSSSSNNASAIDSSNIGFQLLKKNGWKEGTGLGASEQGRLEPVQTYLKNNRRGLGADKDEKTAKKPYDTAASNEKNVLARNDSFRSVPPLPTSSALPASQQQKPPGLPMTGMSMPMPFHQSQVSVQYGGPNQQLQSQGMTAAASLQMPLHMPLAMGNPPQVQPPVFVQGLQPHPMQTRGIIHQGQGLSFTTQMGPPQLPPQLSSMGITMSPQYSQQQGGKFGVQRKTSVKITHLHHSNGSSQPIPSYAPSHTMSFYTPNSYNTSPIYYPPQSSVPLTSSPMAPSSQVPRFNYQVGQGPQNMTFMNPALSSLPVNKTGTQMHGVADLPNLEHSHDLHTIISSALSTTIPVTVKPSAGSIGEKVADSMRPNSTHGAEKGESPKHSVSIPSYGTKQLVIANPKSKIVQSAHCEVCKINCNSKCVLDTHKLGKKHKKNLEKLNKANEVTASAQSSAESDNPAIGPQEPPDIGDKGEAVDLQNSRKKAAEPVEDLETKRQKVLRGGAGAEVVWRCALCNVVCSSKTGFLSHLAGQKHALTINKHKLARKHKENLEKLNKANKAAAATYKNKATASAQSFAESNNPAIGPQELPDIGDKGEVVDLQNSRKKAAEPVEDLETKRRKVLQGGSVAEAVRTCNV